The sequence below is a genomic window from Maledivibacter sp..
GATTGTTCTGGAACCTGTTTAGTAATCGTAGAACCTGCTGCAACATAAGCATCTTTCTTAACCCTTATTGGTGCAACAAGATTAACATTACAGCCAATAAAGGCGTTATCCTCAACTATGGTTTTATTCTTATTTTTCCCATCATAGTTTACAAATACAACACCACATCCAATATTTACATTTTTGCCAACTTCACCATCACCAATATATGATAAGTGAGAAGCTTTAGAGTTATCTCCTATTGTTGAATTTTTAACCTCAACAAAATCCCCAATTTTAACATTTTTACCTAGGTGACTATTTGGTCTTAGGTATGCATATGGCCCAACCTTTGTATTGGAATCAACAAAGCTTTGTAAGATAGTAGAATCTATAATTTCAATATTATCCTTTATTATAGAATCTTCTATACGAGTATTTGGTCCTATTTTACAGTCTTCACCTATTTCCACATCTCCCATTATAAAGCTTCCTGGATACAATATGGTATCTCTTCCAATTCTAACATTTTTACCCACATAGGTATTGTTAGGGTCTATTATTGTAACCCCTTCATCCATCAAGCTGCCTAATATCCTATCCCTCATTAATTTCTCTGCCTCAGCAAGCTGTCTTCGAGAATTAACCCCCATGATTTCAGTGCTATCTTCTATTTTAAAAGCTCCAACCTTCTTATCCTCATCCTTTAAAATCCCAATAATATCAGTTAAATAATACTCACCTTGACTATTTTTGTTATCAAGTTTAGCTAAAGATCTTTTTAATTCCTTTGCTTTAAAACAATAAATTCCTGAGTTGACTTCTTTTATTAGTTTTTCCTTGGCATTGGTATCCCGTTCTTCAACTATAGCCACAACCCCACCTGAATCATTTCTTATAATTCTTCCATACCCTGTGGGTTCATGGATTTCTGTAGTCAACACCGAAGCAGAAAGATCATTAGTTGTATGGAATTTGATAAACTCATTTATGGACTCTTGTTTTATTAATGGTGTATCTCCATAAAGTACTATTACATTGCCTTCCTCTGGTATTTCCCCATCGGCCTGCATAACTGCATGACCAGTTCCCAGTCTTTGACTTTGAATTACAAACTGGGCATTCCTATGGCTAATAGACTTTTTAACTTCATCTGCTCCATGTCCTATAACAACAACTTTTTTACTACAGTCTACTCCTTCTACTACA
It includes:
- the glmU gene encoding bifunctional UDP-N-acetylglucosamine diphosphorylase/glucosamine-1-phosphate N-acetyltransferase GlmU; this translates as MLMSIVLAAGAGTRMKSKLPKVLHEVAGVSMIEHVLDVVEGVDCSKKVVVIGHGADEVKKSISHRNAQFVIQSQRLGTGHAVMQADGEIPEEGNVIVLYGDTPLIKQESINEFIKFHTTNDLSASVLTTEIHEPTGYGRIIRNDSGGVVAIVEERDTNAKEKLIKEVNSGIYCFKAKELKRSLAKLDNKNSQGEYYLTDIIGILKDEDKKVGAFKIEDSTEIMGVNSRRQLAEAEKLMRDRILGSLMDEGVTIIDPNNTYVGKNVRIGRDTILYPGSFIMGDVEIGEDCKIGPNTRIEDSIIKDNIEIIDSTILQSFVDSNTKVGPYAYLRPNSHLGKNVKIGDFVEVKNSTIGDNSKASHLSYIGDGEVGKNVNIGCGVVFVNYDGKNKNKTIVEDNAFIGCNVNLVAPIRVKKDAYVAAGSTITKQVPEQSLAVSRIKQSNIEGWVRRKGLVKK